The genomic interval ATGGAGCGCGCGGCGTCCGGATCGAAGACGACCGGGACCTCGCACGTCGCGACGGACTTCGCGCCGAGCTTGCGCAGCGTGCGGCGCGCAGCCTCTTCGCCGACCTTCTTCGGATCGTCGAGCTCGTCGAGGAAGCGCTTCGCGGTCCAGTGGTAGCCGCGGCGCTTCTTGCCGCCCTCGTCTTCCGCGATCGGGACGACGCTGAGCGACTGGTACGAGCCCTTGTAGGCTGCACGGAACCCGCTCGAGAGCACGATGGCGGACCCGCCGGCGACGCGGCTGAAGCTGCCACCTTCGCTGTTCGTGAGGCGGGGGTCGACCTCGAGCGCGGCCTTCTCGCCGCGCGTGGCGAAGTCGAGGGCGGTCTTCGCGTCGATCGAGCCACCCGCGGGATCGTAGAGGTCGAGGTCGGGGGCGGCCTTGGGATCGCAGAGCTCGCTCGGATCGGCGGGGCCGGCGAACTCGTCGCGCTGGCAGAGGTCGGCGAGCTCGAGCGCGTCGGCCACGAAGCGGCGGAGACCCGCGTCGGAGAGATCGCTCGTGGAGGTGCTGGCAACGCGGCCGCCCTTGATGACCCGGAGCCCGGCCGAGCTCGTGCCGGCCTCTTCGACGAGCTCGGGCTTGCCGAGGCGCACACGGACCGAGAGCTCGGCCCCGCTGCGCACGATGCACTCGGCCACGTCGGCCCCCGCCCGTCTTGGCGTCGGCGACGATTCGGTCTCCCAAGGCGAGCAGGTGGTCGAGCTCACGGTCGTTCGGCATGAGGCGGGAGCCTACCAAACTTTGGCCGGAAGAAAGGCCTCATCCACGCGCGAGGGGCTTTGACGAAAGCCGGAAGCCTTGAGAGCATCGTGCGATGCGACACGTTCATGCGCCCACCTGCGCGCTCGGAGCCGGCCTCGCGCTGTCGCTCGCCCTCACGGTGCCCCTCGCGAACGGCGACGACCGCCCACGCACCATCGCCCCGAGCGAGATCAAAGAGGGCATGAAGGGCTACGGGCTCACCGTGTTCAAGGGCATGACGCCCGAGCGGTTCGACGTCGAGGTCGTGGGGGTGCTCCACAACTTCCGCCCGTCGCAGGAGCTCATCTTGGTGAAGACGCCGCACCCGCGGCTCAACGTCACCAAGAACGTGCGCGGCATGAGCGGGAGCCCGATCTACTTCGACGGCAGGCTCGCCGGCGCGTACGCGTACTCGTGGGCGATGTTCCAGACCGAGCCGGTCGCCGGGGTCACGCCGATCGCGCCCATGCTCGCCGAGCTCCGGAGGCCCATCCCGCCAGGGTTCTCGCCGCTCGACGGGCGCGCTCCTCTGGCGCTCGGCCAGAAGCGCGAGGCCCACGCCGAGGTCACGCGGCCCGAGCGCACAGACAGACCTCGTAAGGGAGGCACCCCCGGAGAGTACGACCTCGCCGCGCACACGAAGCAGATGCACGCGCGCTTCGCCCCCGATCCCGCGCGGCCCCTCGTGCCCGCGGCCACGCCCCTCATGATGGGCGGCGTGGGCGATCGCACGGCGGCCTACCTCCGCAAGGTGTTCGCCCCGCTCGGGCTCGAGCCGATGCAGGCGGGCGGCGGGCAAGCGCAGCCCTCGGCCGACGCAGGGGAGCACTTCGTCGACGGAGGCTCGCTCGGCGTGGCGCTCGTGCGCGGCGACGTGTCGTTCATGGGGCTCGGCACGGTGACGCACGTCGAGGGCTCGAAGGCCACGGGCTTCGGGCACCCGATGATGGAGGCCGGCACGTGCGCTGCCCACGGCGCTGGCGAAGGTGCTCTGGATCTTCGCGAGCGATCAGCACTCGTCCAAGATCGGCGAGCTCGTGAAGCCGCTCGGCACGCTCGTGCAGGATCGTATGAGCTCGGTCGTGCTCGACGAGAAGATCGTGGCCCCGGTGTTCCCGCTCTCGGTCGAGGTGAAGGGCGCGGTGGGCGCGCCGAAGACGTCCTGG from Myxococcales bacterium carries:
- a CDS encoding TldD/PmbA family protein, producing MSSTTCSPWETESSPTPRRAGADVAECIVRSGAELSVRVRLGKPELVEEAGTSSAGLRVIKGGRVASTSTSDLSDAGLRRFVADALELADLCQRDEFAGPADPSELCDPKAAPDLDLYDPAGGSIDAKTALDFATRGEKAALEVDPRLTNSEGGSFSRVAGGSAIVLSSGFRAAYKGSYQSLSVVPIAEDEGGKKRRGYHWTAKRFLDELDDPKKVGEEAARRTLRKLGAKSVATCEVPVVFDPDAARSILGLLAGCVMGGSIWRKSSYLVGREGTRVASDLVTVVDDPLIVRGPGSRPFDGEGLASRKNLVVEAGILRTYLCDSYSARKLGRKSTGSASRGGSAGVSATTSNFVLSPGKDSAESIVKGTKRGLVTDMMGFGFNAVTGDFSCGASGFWIEDGEITYPVSEVTISLNVDELWKTIDAVGSDLDLRTSTASPTFRVAKMTVAGGAEEE